Proteins from a genomic interval of Caldisericaceae bacterium:
- the moaC gene encoding cyclic pyranopterin monophosphate synthase MoaC yields MSHFDTDGKAHMIDVSNKGDTLRTARAFARVLLSKDTLEKIKGGEIEKGEVLTVAKVAGISAAKKTWEIIPMCHPLNLTYVDINFSLVDDPSSIEIESFVSLIGKTGAEMEALVAVSIASLTVYDMCKGIDKSITIEDIYLLEKTGGKSKRFIRNV; encoded by the coding sequence ATGAGTCATTTTGATACCGATGGTAAAGCGCATATGATTGATGTATCCAATAAGGGCGATACTTTAAGAACAGCAAGAGCCTTTGCAAGGGTCTTATTATCTAAAGACACTTTAGAAAAGATTAAAGGAGGGGAAATAGAAAAAGGAGAGGTGCTTACAGTTGCAAAAGTTGCTGGAATTAGTGCTGCAAAAAAAACTTGGGAAATTATTCCAATGTGCCATCCGTTGAATCTTACCTATGTCGATATCAACTTTTCTTTAGTTGACGATCCTTCCTCTATTGAAATTGAGAGTTTTGTTTCTCTTATCGGTAAAACTGGGGCTGAAATGGAAGCTTTAGTTGCGGTTAGTATTGCTTCTCTTACGGTTTACGATATGTGCAAGGGAATAGATAAATCAATTACAATAGAAGACATATATCTTTTAGAAAAAACTGGGGGAAAATCTAAAAGATTTATTAGAAATGTATAA
- a CDS encoding glycosyltransferase family 2 protein: MLIAIIPAKDEAINIGEVVLKTKKYADFVLVIDDASVDNTKEIAKMSGAYVIRNAHNLGKADCLKIGFKYAIENSFDRIVLIDGDGQHDPDEIPKLLKKLDEGYDIVVGARRFNLKEMPLLRVFANSFSSFLLSVITGVKILDSQSGYRVLKTDVVKKMTFETKRYQLDTEMLVKAARCSFRIGFVPIKTIYAEKAKSKINQLIDPIKFLIVSLRLSFYRCKK, translated from the coding sequence ATGCTAATTGCTATAATCCCAGCTAAAGACGAAGCGATAAATATTGGTGAAGTAGTTTTAAAAACTAAAAAGTATGCAGATTTCGTGCTTGTAATTGATGATGCCTCGGTAGATAATACAAAAGAAATTGCTAAAATGAGCGGAGCTTACGTAATTAGAAACGCTCATAACCTGGGTAAGGCAGATTGCTTAAAGATTGGTTTTAAGTATGCAATTGAAAATAGTTTTGATAGGATCGTTCTCATCGATGGAGACGGTCAGCATGATCCAGATGAGATTCCAAAACTACTTAAAAAGTTAGACGAGGGATACGATATTGTTGTTGGGGCAAGAAGATTCAACCTGAAAGAAATGCCTTTATTACGCGTATTTGCAAATAGTTTTTCTTCTTTTCTCTTAAGTGTAATCACCGGAGTAAAGATCCTTGATAGTCAGTCTGGATATAGAGTTTTAAAAACTGATGTAGTTAAAAAAATGACTTTTGAGACTAAAAGATACCAACTTGATACAGAAATGTTAGTTAAAGCTGCAAGATGCTCTTTTAGAATTGGTTTTGTCCCTATAAAGACTATTTATGCTGAAAAGGCAAAAAGCAAGATTAACCAACTAATAGACCCCATCAAGTTTTTAATTGTGTCTTTGAGGCTGTCATTTTATAGATGCAAAAAGTAG
- a CDS encoding lysophospholipid acyltransferase family protein, protein MLTQLYNLGIKFVRYFPQGFVYGTARFLGFMSFLFDRKRKNVLKNLAVFTGEKGIKLILLGIEFYINFALNIADYFILEEKGLDKIKILTPASQVKETLEKLKGKNVGVVVPTAHLGNWEVAGAFVGSLGFRAHGIGLPQQEKGVEKFYKSFRERYNVIVHPFQTGFIGAYKGIKVGDVATIVSDRDINKDGICVQFFGRNVTFPKGASVLSYRTKARSIFAMLVREKGGYKVYFSQVFKLDFNLVEKEFIEDYVKQFAKVLEDYVKKYPTQFFHFFDYLTEYKC, encoded by the coding sequence ATGCTAACGCAACTATACAATCTGGGTATAAAATTTGTAAGATATTTTCCTCAAGGTTTTGTTTACGGAACAGCTCGGTTTTTGGGCTTTATGTCTTTTTTATTTGATAGAAAGAGGAAAAATGTCCTTAAAAATTTAGCAGTTTTTACAGGAGAAAAAGGTATAAAATTAATCTTATTAGGTATTGAATTTTATATAAATTTTGCATTGAACATTGCAGACTACTTTATATTGGAAGAAAAAGGCTTAGATAAGATAAAAATTTTAACTCCAGCTTCTCAAGTTAAAGAAACTTTGGAAAAGTTGAAAGGCAAAAATGTAGGGGTTGTTGTTCCCACGGCACACCTTGGTAATTGGGAGGTTGCAGGAGCATTTGTCGGTTCACTTGGCTTTAGAGCCCATGGTATAGGTTTGCCGCAACAGGAAAAGGGAGTGGAAAAGTTTTACAAAAGCTTTAGAGAAAGATACAATGTAATCGTCCATCCTTTTCAAACTGGTTTCATCGGCGCATACAAAGGCATTAAAGTAGGTGATGTTGCAACTATTGTAAGTGATAGAGATATTAACAAAGATGGCATTTGTGTCCAGTTTTTTGGAAGGAATGTTACCTTCCCCAAAGGTGCTTCAGTTTTATCATATAGGACGAAAGCCCGTAGTATTTTTGCTATGTTGGTGAGGGAAAAAGGTGGTTATAAAGTGTATTTTTCTCAAGTGTTTAAACTTGATTTTAATTTGGTAGAAAAGGAATTTATAGAAGATTATGTGAAACAATTTGCTAAAGTCCTTGAGGATTATGTCAAAAAATATCCTACCCAATTTTTTCATTTTTTTGATTATCTTACGGAGTACAAATGCTAA
- a CDS encoding NUDIX hydrolase produces the protein MEIVKKETIFSGRLLSLIKKTVKNSDGSLWDREVVTYGGNASVILPLVDNKVVFVKQFRPTVEDFILELPAGRIENNETPYDCAKRELEEETGLIAKNLKFLFEFYPSPGFVDEKLYLFLATEFSHGIVNLDAGEEVNTLFVPIDDALSYLDNGTIIDGKTIIGLLYMKLMLK, from the coding sequence ATGGAAATTGTTAAAAAAGAAACCATCTTTAGTGGAAGGCTACTTTCTCTTATTAAAAAAACTGTCAAAAATAGCGACGGAAGTCTTTGGGATAGGGAAGTTGTAACTTACGGGGGCAATGCTTCGGTTATTTTACCTTTGGTAGATAATAAAGTGGTATTTGTAAAACAGTTTAGGCCCACAGTTGAGGATTTTATTTTAGAATTACCAGCAGGTAGAATCGAGAATAACGAAACCCCTTATGATTGTGCAAAAAGAGAATTAGAAGAGGAAACTGGTCTAATTGCTAAAAATCTTAAGTTTTTATTTGAGTTTTACCCTTCACCTGGTTTTGTTGATGAAAAATTGTATCTGTTTTTAGCAACTGAATTTTCCCATGGCATTGTTAATTTAGATGCAGGAGAGGAGGTTAATACTCTTTTTGTTCCCATAGACGATGCGCTTAGCTATCTTGATAATGGAACTATAATTGATGGTAAAACTATCATAGGGCTTTTATATATGAAGTTAATGCTAAAATAA
- a CDS encoding endonuclease Q family protein — protein MQKVDFVDLHIHSKFSIPSSKSMGLENIANFAKKRGVTIIGTGDILFPEWRKEVEKNMEFENGFYYFNNLRFVLTAEVNIIFEMFSSIKKFHAVLSFYDFKKEDEFKRAFDRYANFDSIARPNISIRPKDFLRIVEEIGGVHIILAHIFTPYYGILGANNNLNNVNEVFDKDVSQIIFVETGLSADPSMIFKVKHLRSFVALSNSDAHSLKNIGREGIGVPFSKTYDELFLNLKNKSAIFTIEEFSEIGKYYLDGHRQCKFKTNDFSLANCPICGKPLTKGVLHRIFELSQDESNLNKNPLIQKFYFFVPLKEILPLLFNKSMVNYIYDKILENFNSEYNFFFFNRDFGSYDFLSNDLITIVKNIKDKKLTFDYGYDGVYGSWGLLSA, from the coding sequence ATGCAAAAAGTAGATTTCGTTGATCTACACATTCACTCTAAGTTTAGTATTCCCTCAAGTAAAAGTATGGGGTTAGAGAATATAGCAAACTTCGCTAAAAAAAGAGGCGTGACTATTATTGGAACAGGGGATATCCTCTTTCCTGAATGGAGAAAAGAAGTAGAAAAAAACATGGAATTTGAAAACGGCTTCTACTATTTTAATAATTTGCGGTTTGTTTTAACTGCCGAAGTTAATATTATCTTTGAGATGTTTTCATCTATTAAAAAATTTCATGCAGTCCTTTCTTTTTATGATTTTAAAAAAGAAGATGAATTTAAAAGGGCATTTGATAGATACGCTAATTTTGATAGTATTGCTCGTCCAAATATTAGTATCCGCCCAAAAGACTTTCTTCGTATTGTGGAAGAAATAGGAGGCGTCCACATTATACTTGCACACATTTTTACTCCTTACTATGGGATTCTTGGAGCAAACAATAATTTAAATAATGTTAACGAAGTTTTTGATAAAGATGTTTCCCAGATAATTTTTGTTGAAACAGGCTTAAGTGCTGATCCATCCATGATTTTTAAGGTCAAACATTTGAGAAGTTTTGTTGCTTTATCAAATTCCGACGCTCATTCTTTGAAGAACATTGGGCGGGAAGGTATTGGGGTTCCTTTTTCAAAAACTTATGATGAGCTATTTTTAAATCTTAAGAATAAAAGTGCAATCTTTACTATAGAAGAGTTTTCTGAAATCGGTAAATACTATTTAGATGGACATAGACAATGTAAGTTTAAAACAAATGATTTTTCTTTAGCAAACTGCCCAATCTGTGGGAAGCCTTTAACTAAAGGCGTTTTACATAGGATTTTTGAATTATCTCAAGATGAAAGTAATCTTAATAAAAATCCTCTAATACAGAAATTCTATTTTTTTGTTCCACTAAAAGAAATACTTCCTCTCCTATTCAATAAAAGCATGGTAAATTACATCTATGATAAAATCCTTGAAAACTTTAATAGCGAATACAATTTTTTCTTTTTTAATAGAGATTTTGGCTCTTATGATTTTTTATCCAATGATTTAATTACAATTGTTAAGAATATAAAAGATAAGAAGTTGACTTTTGATTATGGATATGATGGTGTTTATGGAAGTTGGGGGCTTTTAAGTGCTTAA
- the moaA gene encoding GTP 3',8-cyclase MoaA: MLKDNFGREITYLRFSVTQRCNFNCVYCHSYNNNVSSEPSLDDIAFIVNVFSSLGFRKIRITGGEPLVRNDIVDIVRVVKQAKFDEIVMTTNGYRLYQIAKDLKDAGLDRINISLDSLDRSTFLSITSLDKFDDVYKGLSEAISVGFNPVKINTVLLRGINESDILPLVEMTKDKDLIVRFIELMPVKGNSFFDEYFLSYRDAIKIIESKYKLEKHPTPWHEVARYYKIIGFKGLIGFITSVSQHFCNNCNRLRLTSTFKIFPCLFSSEYVSIKDAVLHRDEKLLKDLIMKSINIKQLAHGEIKVGTKEFIENMQELGG; the protein is encoded by the coding sequence GTGCTTAAAGACAATTTTGGAAGAGAGATAACGTATCTAAGATTTTCCGTTACACAGCGCTGTAATTTTAACTGCGTTTATTGCCATTCCTATAATAACAACGTATCTTCCGAACCATCTTTAGATGATATTGCTTTTATAGTGAATGTGTTCTCTTCTCTTGGCTTTAGAAAGATTCGTATTACTGGTGGAGAGCCACTTGTAAGAAATGATATTGTTGATATCGTAAGAGTTGTAAAACAAGCCAAATTTGATGAGATAGTTATGACTACAAATGGTTATAGACTCTACCAAATTGCAAAAGATTTAAAAGACGCTGGTCTTGATAGAATAAATATTAGTCTTGATTCTTTGGATAGGTCAACGTTCTTAAGCATAACAAGTCTTGATAAATTTGATGATGTGTACAAAGGGCTTTCAGAAGCAATTTCAGTGGGATTCAATCCTGTAAAAATAAATACAGTTCTTTTGAGGGGAATTAATGAAAGCGATATTTTGCCTTTAGTAGAAATGACTAAAGATAAAGACTTAATAGTTAGATTTATAGAACTTATGCCTGTTAAAGGGAATTCTTTTTTTGATGAGTATTTCTTAAGCTATAGAGATGCAATTAAGATAATTGAAAGTAAATATAAACTTGAGAAACATCCAACTCCATGGCATGAGGTTGCAAGATACTATAAAATTATTGGCTTTAAAGGTTTAATCGGTTTTATAACCTCTGTCAGTCAGCATTTTTGTAATAATTGTAATAGGCTTCGACTTACTTCGACATTTAAAATCTTCCCGTGTCTTTTTTCTTCTGAGTATGTTTCTATTAAGGATGCAGTTTTACATAGGGATGAGAAATTACTTAAAGACCTTATCATGAAATCTATTAACATAAAACAACTTGCTCATGGAGAAATAAAGGTAGGAACAAAAGAATTTATAGAAAATATGCAAGAATTAGGGGGGTAA
- a CDS encoding elongation factor G, which yields MKVQETKKIRNVVLVSHGNAGKTTLLEAILFKKKFIQRMGRVEDGNTVSDYQPEEKNRKFSISLSLIPVEHKGNKINFLDTPGYADFVAEVLSGIRAAENGVLLINASSGIEVQTKKYWKFLEVENKPRAIFINKLDIEGTDLSALLNHISDFFGYKAIPLNYPVFENGKFTKVSSIFEDTQHENYKHAIYEIAAENDDAMLEKYLSGEELTLDEVNTGLKKAYMKGNFYPIFFGSALNLVGIDEFLNFITDVMISPEDLGEVKGINPTNKQEETRKISTDESFSTFVFKTLSDPYVGKLSFTKVYSGVLKSNATVYNSSKGVVEKTGQIVYLTGSVQEPVDEVIAGDIAVITKLTVTQTNDTLCDSDNPIDLPKIDFPEPMLTRAMRPKTKTDEDRMSLGLSKITEEDPTVKISKNLETKEQLISGIGETHLSVIMEKLSGRYNVNITLTQPRVPYRETITTKVKVEGKYKKQTGGHGQYGHCFLEVEPLERGKEYSFESRIFGGAIPKQYIPAVEKGVKEAMEAGILAGYPVIDVGIAVVDGSYHPVDSSELAFKIAGSMAFKKALEQGNSIILEPIERIVVIVDEQYMGDVIGDLNAKRGRVLGMKSENGKQIIEAYVPLAELLNYANDLNSITQGTGEFRMEHSHYEPVPPKIAEKIIQESQMNKKEEAE from the coding sequence ATGAAGGTTCAGGAAACTAAGAAAATTAGAAATGTAGTGCTTGTTTCTCATGGTAATGCAGGCAAAACTACACTTTTAGAAGCAATTTTATTTAAGAAAAAGTTCATCCAGAGAATGGGTAGAGTTGAAGATGGCAACACAGTTTCTGACTATCAGCCTGAGGAAAAAAATAGAAAATTTAGTATTAGTCTTTCATTGATACCTGTAGAGCATAAAGGAAATAAGATTAATTTTTTAGATACACCTGGTTATGCAGATTTTGTAGCTGAGGTTTTAAGTGGTATTAGGGCAGCAGAAAATGGAGTTCTGCTTATAAACGCTTCTTCTGGTATTGAAGTGCAAACGAAAAAATACTGGAAGTTCCTTGAAGTTGAGAATAAACCACGCGCAATCTTTATTAATAAACTTGATATTGAAGGAACTGATTTATCGGCTTTACTAAACCATATAAGTGATTTCTTTGGATATAAGGCTATCCCTCTTAATTATCCTGTTTTTGAGAATGGAAAATTTACAAAAGTGAGTTCAATTTTTGAGGACACTCAACATGAAAATTACAAACATGCTATTTATGAAATTGCTGCTGAAAACGATGATGCAATGCTTGAAAAATATCTTAGTGGTGAAGAATTGACTTTAGACGAAGTAAATACTGGTTTGAAGAAAGCATACATGAAAGGTAACTTCTACCCTATCTTTTTCGGGTCGGCGTTGAATCTTGTAGGTATTGATGAATTTCTCAATTTCATTACGGATGTAATGATTAGTCCAGAAGACCTGGGCGAAGTAAAAGGTATCAACCCAACAAATAAACAAGAAGAAACAAGGAAGATTTCTACTGACGAGTCTTTCTCTACTTTTGTATTTAAAACGCTTTCAGATCCTTACGTAGGTAAGCTTTCTTTTACTAAAGTTTATTCTGGTGTTCTTAAGTCGAATGCAACAGTGTATAACTCCTCAAAGGGTGTTGTAGAGAAAACTGGACAAATAGTCTATCTTACTGGTAGTGTTCAAGAACCTGTGGACGAGGTAATTGCAGGTGATATTGCCGTAATAACAAAACTTACCGTAACTCAGACAAATGATACTCTTTGTGATAGTGATAACCCAATAGATTTACCCAAGATTGATTTTCCAGAACCCATGCTTACCCGTGCAATGCGTCCAAAGACAAAAACCGATGAAGATAGGATGAGTTTAGGACTTTCTAAAATTACGGAAGAAGATCCAACTGTAAAAATATCCAAGAATTTAGAAACAAAAGAACAACTTATTTCTGGAATTGGTGAAACACATCTCTCAGTTATAATGGAAAAACTAAGTGGTAGATACAATGTGAATATTACCCTCACTCAGCCAAGAGTTCCCTACAGAGAAACTATTACTACCAAAGTAAAGGTTGAAGGTAAATACAAGAAACAGACAGGTGGTCATGGTCAATACGGTCACTGTTTCCTTGAAGTTGAACCTCTTGAGAGGGGAAAAGAGTATAGCTTTGAAAGCAGAATATTTGGAGGGGCAATCCCGAAACAGTATATACCAGCCGTAGAAAAAGGTGTTAAAGAAGCTATGGAAGCAGGAATACTAGCAGGCTATCCGGTTATCGATGTAGGCATAGCCGTTGTAGATGGATCTTATCATCCTGTTGACTCTTCAGAACTTGCATTCAAAATTGCAGGTTCTATGGCATTTAAGAAAGCATTAGAGCAAGGAAATTCCATTATTCTAGAACCTATTGAACGCATTGTTGTGATAGTTGATGAGCAGTATATGGGTGATGTTATTGGTGATCTGAACGCAAAGAGAGGAAGAGTCCTTGGAATGAAATCAGAAAATGGTAAGCAGATAATAGAAGCTTATGTCCCTCTTGCAGAATTGTTAAATTATGCAAATGACCTCAATTCAATCACTCAGGGGACTGGTGAATTTAGGATGGAGCATTCACATTATGAGCCTGTTCCACCTAAAATTGCTGAAAAAATAATCCAAGAGTCTCAAATGAATAAAAAAGAAGAAGCAGAATAA
- the rpoC gene encoding DNA-directed RNA polymerase subunit beta', whose translation MNKVDIKALKILLASSQEIRDWSKGEVKRGDTYSYRNYLPEPDGLFCEKIFGPIHSYQCHCGKLKGKQHEGLTCPNCHVEILPSSVRRERFGHIELATPIVHIWYFKNNINYIALLLDMKSTDIEKIIYFVSYVVTDPKKTKLRYKQVLSEEEYYTFKFEENLDFVAKKGGEAIKELLEKVDLKELKDKATKQINSGTTQEKIAAVRLLSVVDGLLENNRKPEDMVLTAIPVIPPDLRPLVPLEGGKYASDDLNELYRRVINRNNRLKKLYEVEAPDIMLDNEKRMLQEAVDALFDNGRRPYPVVNANKRPLRSLTDILKGKEGRFRENLLGKRVDYSGRAVIVVGPELKIDECGVPKEMALELFKPFVTYELSKLGYNKKKAKELIENPTEEVWKAVEDLSKNYVVLLNRAPTLHRLSIQAFKPVLIEGKAIQISPLVCTPFNADFDGDQMAIHLPLSLQSQMEAKSLMLSSNNILSPAHSGPLDTPVQDMVIGIYYLTLEKKDGKLKTKHIYDNPYLVELLYERGTFSLHDKIKFYFRGETVATTVGRVIFNAKIRDGVFSNGEDDYPFINEVVGKKQLEKIISDFYDRYGIVKTDILLDNLKEIGFKFATVSGVSIGLDDIKIPKERVKFIEEAQKSVDHIEELYQNGLKNEGERYEAVVDIWRKAAENIQQLVFNNFNDFDPVYMMAISGARGNPSQITQMAGIRGLMAGPTGKIIEFPILSNLREGLSVLEYFLSTHGARKGQADTALRTADSGYLTRRLVDVAHEIIVKEDDCSLRRVKPTKIGDEILEPLSAKVVHKIAQEDVIDVNTGKAFIKKGDVISFEQAKMLDDLQINSILIEDYVNGIELEPIVEGNNYDKPVISLSEQIWGRFAAENVFAPAQVKKIKVNKKALGHTLAEDIRDSNGVVLDKGKKVTENVLKILEELNIDYVDVFDGKLELVVKKNELITKEIAKRIEGLGIRKVKVRSPVTCNVEHGVCAKCYGIDLSNRQVVKIGEAVGVVASESIGEPGTQLTLRTFHTGGVASKDIIQGLPRVEELFSARSPKGKAIIANASGRVEITSDKLRQLITITTSKGEKIKITAPRDKKIKVSTGDNVRIGDILSEGPLDPKEILEIKGLNFTAKYLVQEIEKVYKSQGVDINIKHIEVILKRMFDKVLVVDSGDTNFYNGEIVDREKVLMENRRALAEGKNIAKFKLLVQGITKTALSSDSFLSASSFQETPRVLAEAAIKGKIDLLRGMKESIIVGKKIPAGTNMEFEE comes from the coding sequence TTGAATAAGGTAGATATAAAGGCTTTAAAAATACTTCTTGCCTCTTCTCAAGAGATAAGAGACTGGTCTAAAGGAGAGGTAAAGAGGGGAGACACTTATAGTTATAGAAACTATTTACCAGAGCCAGATGGTTTATTCTGTGAAAAAATCTTTGGTCCTATTCACTCTTATCAATGCCACTGCGGAAAATTAAAAGGAAAACAGCACGAAGGACTTACATGTCCTAACTGTCATGTCGAAATACTTCCTTCTAGCGTAAGAAGGGAGAGATTTGGTCATATTGAGCTTGCAACTCCTATTGTTCATATCTGGTATTTTAAAAACAACATCAACTATATTGCACTTCTTCTTGATATGAAATCAACTGATATTGAAAAAATAATCTACTTTGTGTCGTATGTGGTAACAGATCCTAAAAAGACAAAACTCCGTTATAAACAAGTTCTCTCTGAAGAAGAATATTACACATTTAAGTTTGAAGAAAACCTTGATTTTGTTGCAAAGAAAGGCGGAGAAGCAATAAAAGAGCTTCTTGAAAAAGTTGACTTGAAGGAATTAAAGGATAAAGCTACTAAGCAAATTAATAGCGGAACAACCCAAGAAAAAATAGCCGCAGTCAGACTTTTAAGTGTGGTAGATGGGTTATTGGAAAATAATAGAAAGCCCGAAGATATGGTGCTTACGGCTATTCCTGTTATTCCACCAGACCTTAGACCTTTAGTGCCTCTTGAAGGTGGTAAGTATGCTTCTGATGATTTAAATGAGTTGTATAGAAGGGTTATCAATAGAAATAACCGTTTGAAGAAACTATATGAAGTTGAAGCACCAGATATCATGCTTGATAATGAGAAAAGAATGCTCCAAGAAGCTGTTGATGCCTTATTTGATAATGGAAGAAGACCTTACCCAGTGGTTAATGCTAACAAAAGGCCGTTAAGGTCCCTTACAGATATCCTAAAAGGTAAGGAGGGTCGATTTAGGGAAAACCTTCTTGGAAAAAGAGTTGATTATTCAGGTAGAGCGGTAATAGTTGTTGGCCCAGAATTGAAAATTGATGAGTGTGGTGTCCCCAAGGAAATGGCGCTTGAGTTATTTAAACCTTTCGTAACCTACGAACTTTCAAAATTAGGATACAACAAGAAGAAGGCAAAAGAATTAATTGAAAACCCAACAGAAGAAGTATGGAAAGCCGTTGAAGATCTTTCTAAAAACTATGTTGTTTTACTCAACAGAGCTCCAACTCTACATAGACTGAGTATACAAGCTTTTAAACCTGTGCTTATAGAAGGTAAAGCAATTCAAATTTCCCCTCTTGTATGCACACCTTTTAATGCAGACTTCGATGGAGACCAAATGGCTATCCATTTACCTTTGTCTTTACAATCTCAAATGGAAGCAAAATCACTTATGCTCTCCTCGAATAATATTCTTTCCCCCGCTCATAGTGGTCCTCTTGATACTCCTGTTCAGGATATGGTTATTGGCATTTACTACCTTACACTTGAGAAAAAGGATGGTAAATTAAAAACTAAGCATATCTATGATAATCCATACCTTGTGGAATTACTTTACGAAAGAGGCACATTCTCACTTCACGATAAGATTAAATTTTATTTCAGGGGAGAAACAGTCGCGACAACCGTTGGGCGTGTGATTTTCAATGCGAAAATAAGAGATGGTGTATTCTCTAATGGTGAAGACGATTATCCATTCATTAACGAGGTAGTTGGGAAGAAACAATTAGAAAAGATCATTTCTGACTTTTATGATAGGTATGGTATTGTTAAGACAGATATACTTCTTGATAATCTAAAAGAAATAGGTTTTAAATTTGCAACCGTTAGTGGAGTAAGTATTGGACTTGATGATATTAAAATTCCGAAAGAACGAGTGAAATTTATAGAAGAAGCTCAAAAATCTGTTGATCATATTGAAGAGTTATACCAAAACGGTCTCAAAAATGAAGGCGAACGATACGAAGCAGTTGTTGATATTTGGAGAAAAGCAGCTGAAAATATCCAGCAACTGGTTTTTAACAATTTTAACGACTTCGACCCTGTTTATATGATGGCTATTTCTGGGGCAAGAGGAAATCCTAGCCAGATTACGCAAATGGCAGGCATAAGGGGTCTAATGGCTGGACCTACAGGAAAAATTATTGAGTTTCCAATCCTTTCTAACTTAAGGGAAGGTTTAAGTGTTCTAGAATATTTCCTTTCAACACATGGTGCAAGAAAAGGGCAAGCCGATACTGCATTAAGAACAGCGGATTCTGGTTATTTAACACGTAGGCTTGTTGATGTTGCACATGAAATTATTGTTAAAGAAGATGATTGTTCTTTAAGAAGAGTTAAACCAACAAAAATTGGTGATGAGATATTAGAACCACTTTCAGCAAAGGTTGTTCATAAGATAGCACAAGAAGATGTTATTGATGTAAATACCGGAAAAGCCTTTATTAAAAAAGGCGACGTTATTTCCTTTGAACAAGCTAAAATGCTTGATGATCTTCAAATTAACTCAATTCTTATAGAGGATTACGTTAACGGTATTGAATTAGAACCTATTGTTGAGGGTAATAACTACGATAAACCTGTTATATCATTATCTGAGCAGATATGGGGAAGATTTGCAGCTGAGAATGTTTTTGCTCCAGCACAGGTAAAGAAAATAAAAGTAAATAAAAAGGCTCTTGGCCATACACTGGCTGAAGATATCCGTGATAGTAATGGAGTGGTTTTAGATAAAGGTAAAAAGGTTACCGAAAATGTTTTGAAGATTTTAGAGGAACTAAATATTGACTATGTTGATGTTTTTGATGGTAAGTTAGAATTAGTAGTTAAGAAGAACGAACTAATTACAAAAGAGATTGCAAAGAGGATTGAAGGTTTAGGTATAAGAAAGGTCAAAGTCCGTTCTCCTGTAACATGCAATGTTGAACATGGAGTATGTGCAAAATGTTACGGTATAGATCTTTCCAATAGGCAAGTAGTGAAAATTGGGGAAGCCGTTGGTGTTGTGGCATCAGAATCCATTGGGGAACCTGGAACACAACTAACTCTTAGAACTTTCCATACCGGAGGAGTTGCAAGTAAAGACATTATACAAGGTCTACCAAGAGTTGAGGAGCTTTTCTCAGCAAGAAGCCCTAAGGGTAAGGCAATCATTGCAAATGCTTCAGGTAGAGTAGAAATTACATCTGATAAATTGAGGCAACTTATCACTATTACTACAAGTAAAGGAGAGAAGATAAAGATTACAGCTCCAAGGGATAAAAAGATAAAAGTTTCAACAGGAGATAATGTAAGAATAGGAGATATCTTAAGTGAAGGACCTCTTGATCCTAAAGAGATACTTGAAATTAAGGGTTTGAATTTTACTGCAAAATATCTTGTGCAGGAAATTGAAAAAGTTTACAAGTCTCAAGGAGTGGATATTAACATTAAGCACATTGAAGTTATTTTGAAGAGAATGTTTGATAAAGTATTAGTAGTTGATTCTGGAGATACTAACTTCTACAACGGAGAAATTGTTGATAGAGAAAAAGTATTGATGGAGAATAGAAGAGCACTGGCTGAAGGGAAGAACATTGCAAAATTTAAGCTTTTGGTCCAAGGTATTACAAAGACTGCTCTTTCCTCTGATAGTTTCCTCTC